In Spirosoma aureum, a single genomic region encodes these proteins:
- a CDS encoding Gfo/Idh/MocA family protein → MAALISRRTSLQALSLAVGGALVQPAELVADRAPKAKKLGIALVGLGNYATNQLAPALLETQNCYLAGIVTGSPEKAKSWAATYNIPEKNIYNYQTFDQIRDNPAIDIVYVVLPNFLHAEYTIRAAQAGKHVICEKPMAMNAAEARQMITACEKAGVQLSVGYRLYFEPHHLEMRRLATEKTFGRVKVIESGLGFTVPGPNSWRLDKKIGGGGAIMDLGVYAIQGARRTLNADPISVTAQAFTFDKEHFKDIYETVFWQFEFPNGTVAHSSTTYSSYVDRLYVTCERGWFKLEPSFNATGAQGITSKGAMDVPSPRFQQTAQMDAFIQSIQNKTKPEASGEEGWKDIKLIGAILQAADTGRKITIDWRV, encoded by the coding sequence ATGGCGGCCCTTATTTCTCGTAGAACCTCCCTGCAAGCACTTTCTTTGGCCGTTGGCGGAGCACTCGTTCAACCAGCAGAATTGGTTGCCGATCGTGCGCCTAAAGCAAAAAAACTGGGTATTGCACTCGTAGGGCTCGGTAATTATGCCACGAATCAGCTGGCTCCGGCCCTGCTCGAAACCCAGAATTGTTACCTTGCCGGTATTGTAACGGGGTCGCCCGAAAAGGCTAAATCGTGGGCGGCTACCTACAACATTCCGGAAAAGAACATCTACAACTACCAGACATTCGATCAGATTCGGGATAATCCAGCCATCGATATTGTCTATGTCGTTTTGCCTAATTTTCTGCATGCCGAATATACGATTCGGGCTGCCCAGGCGGGTAAACATGTCATTTGTGAGAAACCAATGGCCATGAACGCGGCCGAAGCCAGGCAGATGATTACGGCCTGTGAGAAAGCCGGGGTTCAGCTATCGGTCGGTTATCGGCTTTATTTTGAACCGCACCATCTGGAGATGCGCCGGTTGGCAACCGAGAAAACATTTGGTCGTGTAAAGGTGATTGAATCGGGACTGGGGTTTACTGTACCGGGACCAAATTCCTGGCGACTTGACAAGAAAATCGGTGGGGGTGGAGCTATTATGGACCTGGGCGTTTATGCGATCCAGGGTGCTCGCCGAACACTCAATGCCGACCCAATCAGCGTGACAGCTCAGGCATTTACATTCGATAAGGAGCATTTCAAGGATATTTACGAGACTGTGTTCTGGCAGTTTGAATTTCCGAATGGCACGGTAGCCCATTCCAGCACGACCTATTCGTCGTACGTAGATAGACTTTACGTTACCTGCGAACGTGGCTGGTTTAAACTTGAACCGTCTTTCAATGCAACGGGGGCGCAGGGAATCACCAGCAAAGGGGCGATGGATGTACCCTCACCCCGTTTCCAGCAAACAGCCCAAATGGATGCCTTTATTCAGTCAATTCAGAACAAAACAAAACCGGAAGCATCGGGCGAAGAAGGTTGGAAAGATATCAAGCTAATCGGTGCTATATTACAAGCTGCCGATACCGGCCGAAAAATAACCATCGACTGGCGGGTCTGA